From Paraglaciecola sp. L1A13:
GCCGGCATTTTATGATTGGCGATCAAATTAGTCATCATAGTGGTTGGCAAGAGGGTGCATTGGCATCTAGCGAACAAGCATTACAACAATTTAACCGATTAGTCAGTTCTAACACTAAAAGTGGAGAAGCCAGTCATGTCGCTTAAATCTACTCTATTTATTCTGTTTTTTGCCACTGTCACAAGCCCTATATATGCATCAGAAGCGCCGACACCTGAAGGGTTAGAGTACTGCACTGTATGTCACGGTAGCCAATTGAAAGGTAATGCCAACATAGGAGCGCCTAGACTCGGTGGTTTATCAAGATGGTATATAGAGCGCCAACTTACCAATTTTAAAAACGGTGTTCGTGGCGCTCATTCCGACGATGCAACAGGCAGTGAAATGCTAGCCATGGCAAGACATTTAACGGCTAGTGATATTTCTGCTATTGCCGCATGGATAGGTAAAACTGAATCGCCTGCACCTGAACCAACTATTCACGGAGATATTGAGGCCGGTAAAAGTCTTTATCAAGCCTGTGCTGCTTGTCATGGAGCTGATGCATCAGGCAACAAAGCCATAGGCGCGCCAGCTTTGAGCGGTATCAATGATTGGTATTTACTGACTCAAATTAATCACTTCCGTTCAGGTGTTCGAGGCTCTGAGCCGAAGGATGTTTACGGACAACAAATGAAAGCCGCCGTTTCTATGGTGCAATCAGATCCTGATGCGGTAAATCTTGCCGCTTATATCAACCAACTTAATTAATCTTTGGAGTAACACATAAATGAAAAAACACGTCCTACTTGCAGCAGTCGCCTTATTCAGTGCAAACAG
This genomic window contains:
- a CDS encoding c-type cytochrome; translated protein: MSLKSTLFILFFATVTSPIYASEAPTPEGLEYCTVCHGSQLKGNANIGAPRLGGLSRWYIERQLTNFKNGVRGAHSDDATGSEMLAMARHLTASDISAIAAWIGKTESPAPEPTIHGDIEAGKSLYQACAACHGADASGNKAIGAPALSGINDWYLLTQINHFRSGVRGSEPKDVYGQQMKAAVSMVQSDPDAVNLAAYINQLN